The Oncorhynchus mykiss isolate Arlee chromosome 28, USDA_OmykA_1.1, whole genome shotgun sequence genome includes a window with the following:
- the LOC110508874 gene encoding schwannomin-interacting protein 1 isoform X2, whose translation MMLPNETAQCPRPQSGVNLQVCFVNDSNSDKDSDAEDSRTETSLDTPLSPVSKQSSSLSDRDTGEEDSDPLEDCGFWRVQRRLQEEARVALALARPMARMQVEVERQIQIHRRSPVADLLPHLPHISEGLMKRSLRRGDMRDMSLGQLQVITNDLHSQIQSLNEELVQLLLMRDELHVEQDAMLVDIEDLTRHAQSLQRHMAEKTLSK comes from the exons ATGATGTTACCAAACGAAACCGCACAATGCCCAAG gCCTCAAAGCGGTGTGAATCTGCAGGTGTGTTTTGTGAATGACAGCAACAGTGACAAGGACAGCGATGCAgaggacagcaggacagagacCAGCCTGGACACGCCGCTGTCACCTGTG AGCAAGCAGAGTTCATCCCTGTCGGACCGGGACACGGGAGAGGAGGACTCAGACCCCCTGGAGGATTGTGGCTTCTGGCGGGTGCAGCGGCGGCTCCAAGAGGAGGCACGGGTGGCCCTGGCGTTGGCTCGCCCTATGGCCCGCAtgcaggtagaggtggagagacagatccagatccaCCGCCGCTCGCCTGTCGCCGACCTG CTGCCCCACCTGCCCCATATCAGCGAGGGTCTGATGAAGAGGAGTCTGAGGAGGGGAGACATGAGGGACATGAGCCTGGGCCAGCTTCAGGTCATCACCAACGATCTGCACTCGCAGATACAGA GCCTGAATGAGGAGCTGGTGCAGCTGCTGCTAATGAGAGATGAGCTCCATGTGGAGCAGGACGCCATGCTGGTGGACATAGAGGACCTGACCAG GCATGCTCAGAGCCTCCAGAGACACATGGCAGAGAAAACCCTCTCCAAATAA
- the LOC110508874 gene encoding schwannomin-interacting protein 1 isoform X1, translating into MVHQEKRVYQAQRNDRESIRQKLAFGSFYDDEEPAIYTSCNKNGISSRPQSGVNLQVCFVNDSNSDKDSDAEDSRTETSLDTPLSPVSKQSSSLSDRDTGEEDSDPLEDCGFWRVQRRLQEEARVALALARPMARMQVEVERQIQIHRRSPVADLLPHLPHISEGLMKRSLRRGDMRDMSLGQLQVITNDLHSQIQSLNEELVQLLLMRDELHVEQDAMLVDIEDLTRHAQSLQRHMAEKTLSK; encoded by the exons ATGGTGCACCAGGAGAAACGTGTTtaccag GCCCAGAGGAATGACAGAGAGTCCATCAGGCAGAAGCTAGCCTTTGGCAGTTTCTATGACGACGAGGAGCCAGCCATCTACACCAGCTGCAACAAGAATGGCATTTCCTCCCG gCCTCAAAGCGGTGTGAATCTGCAGGTGTGTTTTGTGAATGACAGCAACAGTGACAAGGACAGCGATGCAgaggacagcaggacagagacCAGCCTGGACACGCCGCTGTCACCTGTG AGCAAGCAGAGTTCATCCCTGTCGGACCGGGACACGGGAGAGGAGGACTCAGACCCCCTGGAGGATTGTGGCTTCTGGCGGGTGCAGCGGCGGCTCCAAGAGGAGGCACGGGTGGCCCTGGCGTTGGCTCGCCCTATGGCCCGCAtgcaggtagaggtggagagacagatccagatccaCCGCCGCTCGCCTGTCGCCGACCTG CTGCCCCACCTGCCCCATATCAGCGAGGGTCTGATGAAGAGGAGTCTGAGGAGGGGAGACATGAGGGACATGAGCCTGGGCCAGCTTCAGGTCATCACCAACGATCTGCACTCGCAGATACAGA GCCTGAATGAGGAGCTGGTGCAGCTGCTGCTAATGAGAGATGAGCTCCATGTGGAGCAGGACGCCATGCTGGTGGACATAGAGGACCTGACCAG GCATGCTCAGAGCCTCCAGAGACACATGGCAGAGAAAACCCTCTCCAAATAA